In Aedes albopictus strain Foshan chromosome 3, AalbF5, whole genome shotgun sequence, the following are encoded in one genomic region:
- the LOC134291619 gene encoding choline transporter-like protein 1 has protein sequence MCFKKKTGIPISSYESLYETERHCTDVTFLLLKAIFLIGLFVLIALCFPRSDIYRIINGYDDCGNVCGRENVQIMDLLCSGKNMISKKYLLLIVIDSVTEPARRCVSDCDADGGYKLFFNRCIRFDPLLRERAPQGFLDELWQDVELFRLSILWLCLLGFFSSLLVLALLWYIPRILIWTLVFGTIVICVAGTGWFWIQWHLESGASRWLYFALGSSVVCILIGVFLAAVWKKVTLMVQLLHESGLALKSMVFLIFLPVLTILIMTAMLGTSLYLGLLIESCGSAAVVGSSVHYVKDSLAVLTRWYNFMALIWFYHFLLGCQHAVTAGAITQWYFTRQDDRLQNVQSRSFTMLVRYHLGTVALGSFLLAVLLLFQWMLKIMRLITRNSRSNRRKCCCLYCCQCCVGCLQSLLDPITRKAYIFTALYGQSFFTAGKRVAKMYAENSGQMFAVDIIGSIIFILAQLSVLVLVGFIGVRLVQNHAELYHPYVLLAIVLMIVYLITHCCMLMYKISIDGVYLCFCIDTEMNNGVERPYFMSEQLQKFIQGTAKSIRPPRLRTRSNPQQEQQI, from the exons TTTGTTCTTATTGCGCTATGTTTCCCTCGATCGGATATTTATCGCATCATCAACGGCTATGACGACTGTGGAAATGTCTGTGGTCGCGAAAATGTACAGATTATGGACCTACTTTGTTCT GGAAAAAATATGATCTCCAAGAAATATCTACTGTTGATCGTCATCGATTCCGTCACGGAACCTGCTCGAAGATGTGTTTCCGATTGCGATGCTGATGGTGGATA CAAATTATTCTTCAACCGTTGCATTCGATTCGATCCTCTCCTGCGGGAACGTGCTCCCCAGGGCTTCCTCGATGAACTGTGGCAAGACGTGGAGCTGTTCCGCTTGAGTATTCTCTGGCTGTGCCTGTTGGGATTCTTCAGTTCACTGCTGGTGTTAGCATTGCTGTGGTACATTCCTCGGATCCTCATTTGGACGTTGGTGTTCGGAACGATTGTGATATGTGTGGCAGGAACCGGCTGGTTTTGGATCCAGTGGCATCTGGAGAGTGGTGCCAGCCGATGGTTGTACTTTGCGTTGGGGTCTAGTGTGGTGTGTATCTTGATTGGAGTATTTTTGGCGGCCGTTTGGAAGAAGGTCACCCTGATGGTGCAACTGCTTCATGAATCCGGACTAGCGCTGAAGAGCAtggttttcttgatttttttgccAGTATTG ACCATTTTAATCATGACTGCCATGCTAGGCACCAGTCTCTACCTAGGGCTTTTGATCGAAAGTTGCGGTTCTGCAGCTGTGGTTGGTTCAAGTGTACACTACGTTAAGGATTCCCTGGCAGTACTCACACGGTGGTACAATTTCATGGCCTTGATTTGGTTCTATCACTTCCTGTTGGGATGTCAGCATGCGGTAACCGCAGGAGCGATCACTCAATGGTATTTTACTAGACAGGACGACCGACTCCAAAACGTACAGAGTAGAAGCTTCACAATGCTAGTTCGATACCACCTTGGAACGGTTGCATTGGGGTCTTTCTTGTTGGCTGTTTTGCTGCTGTTTCAATGGATGTTGAAAATTATGCGG CTGATAACAAGAAATTCAAGATCTAACCGACGCAAGTGTTGCTGTCTCTATTGCTGCCAATGTTGTGTGGGATGCCTCCAATCCCTACTGGATCCCATCACAAGGAAAGCCTATATTTTTACCGCACTTTATGGTCAATCGTTTTTCACGGCTGGAAAAAGAGTGGCAAAAATGTATGCGGAAAATTCGGGACAAATGTTCGCCGTTGACATCATTGGAAGTATCATTTTCATACTGGCCCAACTTTCGGTTCTGGTTCTGGTTGGATTCATTGGCGTGAGGCTGGTTCAAAACCATGCCGAATTGTATCATCCCTATGTGCTGTTGGCGATTGTTCTAATGATCGTTTATCTGATTACGCATTGCTGTATGCTGATGTATAAG ATATCAATCGATGGTGTATACCTTTGCTTTTGCATTGACACAGAAATGAACAATGGTGTTGAACGACCTTACTTCATGTCCGAACAGTTGCAGAAGTTTATCCAGGGTACAGCCAAGTCCATACGACCACCAAGATTGCGTACAAGAAGCAATCCACAGCAAGAGCAACAAATTTGA